From the genome of Gymnogyps californianus isolate 813 chromosome 17, ASM1813914v2, whole genome shotgun sequence, one region includes:
- the SRSF6 gene encoding serine/arginine-rich splicing factor 6 isoform X1 — MPRVYIGRLSYHVREKDIQRFFSGYGRLLEVDLKNGYGFVEFEDSRDADDAVYELNGKDLCGERVIVEHARGPRRDRDGYSYSSRSGGGGGYSSRRQSGRDKYGPPVRTEYRLIVENLSSRCSWQDLKDFMRQAGEVTYADAHKERTNEGVIEFRSYSDMKRALDKLDGTEINGRKIRLVEDKPRSSHRRSYSGSRSRSRSRRRSRSRSRRSRSSRSRSRSVSKSRSRSKSRSRSKDRSRSRSKSRKSRSKSKSKPKSDRGSRSHSRSKEKSEKSRSRSRSRSRSPKENGKGDAKSKSRSRSRSRSNSPQQQPSAKARSESPPKRAASRSRSRSRSKSRSRSRSSSRD, encoded by the exons ATGCCGCGCGTCTATATCGGCCGCCTGAGCTACCACGTCCGGGAGAAGGACATCCAGCGCTTCTTCAGCGGCTATGGCCGCCTGCTCGAGGTCGACCTGAAAAACGG ttaCGGCTTCGTGGAGTTCGAGGACTCCCGAGACGCCGACGATGCCGTTTACGAGCTGAACGGCAAGGATCTGTGCGGGGAGCGCGTGATCGTGGAGCACgcccgcggcccccgccgcgACAGGGACGGGTACAGCTACAGTAGTCGCA GTGGGGGTGGTGGCGGATATAGCAGTCGGAGACAATCTGGAAGAGATAAATACGGACCGCCTGTTCGTACAGAGTACAGACTGATTGTTGAAAACCTTTCCAGTCGCTGTAGTTGGCAGGATTTAAAA GATTTCATGAGGCAAGCTGGTGAGGTAACCTATGCAGATGCTCACAAAGAACGTACAAATGAAGGAGTGATTGAGTTCCGATCTTACTCGGACATGAAGCGTGCCCTGGACAAACTGGATGGCACAGAGATAAATGGAAGGAAGATCAGGCTGGTTGAAGACAAGCCACGGTCAAGCCATAGGCGATCTTACTCTGGCAGCAGGTCAAG GTCACGATCTAGAAGACGGTCTAGAAGCAGAAGTCGTAGAAGTAGGAGCAGCCGCAGCAGGTCCCGTAGCGTCTCCAAAAGCCGTTCGCG ATCTAAATCCAGGTCACGAAGCAAAGACCGCTCACGTTCCAGATCTAAAAGCAGGAAGTCTAGATCAAAGAGCAAATCGAAACCCAAGTCTGACAGGGGTTCACGCTCTCACAGCAGATCCAAGGAGAAGTCTGAGAAGTCTCGGTCCAGATCCAGGTCCAGGTCTCGATCTCCCAAAGAAAATGGTAAAGGAGATGCTAAGTCTAAGTCCAGGTCAAGGAGTAGGTCTCGTTCCAATTCTCCGCAGCAGCAGCCATCTGCCAAGGCTCGTTCAGAGTCACCACCCAAAAGAGCTGCATCGAGGTCCCGCTCCAGATCTCGTTCAAAATCTCGCTCACGATCAAGATCTAGTTCAAGAGATTAA
- the SRSF6 gene encoding serine/arginine-rich splicing factor 6 isoform X2, whose amino-acid sequence MPRVYIGRLSYHVREKDIQRFFSGYGRLLEVDLKNGYGFVEFEDSRDADDAVYELNGKDLCGERVIVEHARGPRRDRDGYSYSSRGGGGGYSSRRQSGRDKYGPPVRTEYRLIVENLSSRCSWQDLKDFMRQAGEVTYADAHKERTNEGVIEFRSYSDMKRALDKLDGTEINGRKIRLVEDKPRSSHRRSYSGSRSRSRSRRRSRSRSRRSRSSRSRSRSVSKSRSRSKSRSRSKDRSRSRSKSRKSRSKSKSKPKSDRGSRSHSRSKEKSEKSRSRSRSRSRSPKENGKGDAKSKSRSRSRSRSNSPQQQPSAKARSESPPKRAASRSRSRSRSKSRSRSRSSSRD is encoded by the exons ATGCCGCGCGTCTATATCGGCCGCCTGAGCTACCACGTCCGGGAGAAGGACATCCAGCGCTTCTTCAGCGGCTATGGCCGCCTGCTCGAGGTCGACCTGAAAAACGG ttaCGGCTTCGTGGAGTTCGAGGACTCCCGAGACGCCGACGATGCCGTTTACGAGCTGAACGGCAAGGATCTGTGCGGGGAGCGCGTGATCGTGGAGCACgcccgcggcccccgccgcgACAGGGACGGGTACAGCTACAGTAGTC GTGGGGGTGGTGGCGGATATAGCAGTCGGAGACAATCTGGAAGAGATAAATACGGACCGCCTGTTCGTACAGAGTACAGACTGATTGTTGAAAACCTTTCCAGTCGCTGTAGTTGGCAGGATTTAAAA GATTTCATGAGGCAAGCTGGTGAGGTAACCTATGCAGATGCTCACAAAGAACGTACAAATGAAGGAGTGATTGAGTTCCGATCTTACTCGGACATGAAGCGTGCCCTGGACAAACTGGATGGCACAGAGATAAATGGAAGGAAGATCAGGCTGGTTGAAGACAAGCCACGGTCAAGCCATAGGCGATCTTACTCTGGCAGCAGGTCAAG GTCACGATCTAGAAGACGGTCTAGAAGCAGAAGTCGTAGAAGTAGGAGCAGCCGCAGCAGGTCCCGTAGCGTCTCCAAAAGCCGTTCGCG ATCTAAATCCAGGTCACGAAGCAAAGACCGCTCACGTTCCAGATCTAAAAGCAGGAAGTCTAGATCAAAGAGCAAATCGAAACCCAAGTCTGACAGGGGTTCACGCTCTCACAGCAGATCCAAGGAGAAGTCTGAGAAGTCTCGGTCCAGATCCAGGTCCAGGTCTCGATCTCCCAAAGAAAATGGTAAAGGAGATGCTAAGTCTAAGTCCAGGTCAAGGAGTAGGTCTCGTTCCAATTCTCCGCAGCAGCAGCCATCTGCCAAGGCTCGTTCAGAGTCACCACCCAAAAGAGCTGCATCGAGGTCCCGCTCCAGATCTCGTTCAAAATCTCGCTCACGATCAAGATCTAGTTCAAGAGATTAA